The Acidicapsa acidisoli genome window below encodes:
- a CDS encoding lysozyme inhibitor LprI family protein, producing MHSFPGSKRRSKVISSLFLMALLLAVDVTLPGKAAALDAGGKSQDMPEAAPPPAAFQNPIPTDQLAFLNEYYGKSAKDVVRDKRFRKLMKEMTPRTTYHYGRDMPLSEASGDVMDGAPLPVVIHDGRYVMIATHGGPYLSGRGFVWFDMQKGIALGGVYFHPVNGEPTPTLAVFSRQLYETSLNMSQLPLAFAQDLSEWIQHAGLRFISPRYFIPENGKKYVLVHDEDYCDHPANAPAPPQDACQQLNAEAAEADLNAADFMAQTHNAANATAWMLSPALVSWIGFRNQSCGAGPYGVNCRIRMTRQRARLILVQQRR from the coding sequence ATGCATTCCTTCCCAGGCTCGAAGCGCAGAAGCAAGGTTATCTCCTCGCTCTTTTTGATGGCTCTGCTTCTGGCAGTAGACGTAACTCTTCCAGGGAAGGCCGCAGCCCTGGATGCCGGCGGCAAGTCTCAGGATATGCCGGAAGCCGCTCCACCTCCGGCTGCTTTTCAGAATCCGATTCCCACCGATCAACTCGCGTTTCTGAACGAGTATTATGGCAAGTCCGCGAAAGATGTCGTCAGGGATAAGCGTTTCCGCAAACTGATGAAGGAGATGACTCCGCGGACGACATATCACTACGGACGCGACATGCCTCTTTCGGAAGCAAGCGGCGATGTGATGGATGGAGCGCCACTGCCCGTTGTAATCCACGATGGGCGCTACGTCATGATTGCTACGCACGGAGGGCCGTACCTCAGCGGTCGGGGATTCGTCTGGTTCGACATGCAGAAAGGGATTGCGCTTGGTGGAGTGTATTTCCATCCGGTCAATGGCGAGCCAACGCCCACGCTGGCAGTTTTTTCCCGACAACTCTATGAAACCTCTCTGAACATGAGTCAGCTTCCGCTCGCATTTGCGCAGGATTTGAGCGAATGGATTCAACATGCCGGTCTACGTTTTATTTCCCCGCGCTATTTCATCCCGGAAAACGGCAAGAAGTATGTATTAGTGCACGACGAAGACTACTGCGATCATCCGGCCAACGCGCCCGCGCCACCTCAGGACGCTTGCCAGCAATTGAATGCCGAGGCTGCGGAGGCGGACCTGAACGCCGCAGACTTCATGGCGCAGACCCATAATGCCGCAAACGCTACAGCGTGGATGCTCAGTCCGGCGCTGGTTTCCTGGATCGGATTCAGAAACCAGAGTTGCGGGGCAGGGCCGTACGGCGTTAATTGCCGGATTCGAATGACCCGGCAGCGTGCCCGGCTCATCCTCGTCCAACAGCGAAGGTAG
- a CDS encoding tetratricopeptide repeat protein has translation MLLFLSAIFPLAMRSQEDIHQQFSHVLQLEQKGQYEQAIRILESLIETNSPTSVEAGRAWTLLGAVYEAEGHYQQSRNAYEKALHLLEGDTQHLLQYANALDSFASLDSITQNADTANKLWKKALEIYKQLGDHRAVAKEYTFLAGIDFQRKQVGSAKKHLKQAITEAALMNNLSEDDSVFLSDTQAWLASMEGNSKTELAAYQHSLELRKHHGEDAPLTGWSYLFVGNAYANNKECPQAMTNIRQGIQILNRTVGQQNPQYLAGEIYYSKILDRCGMHEEATHLQVQARQSMTDLFQQQCVKCTVSVASLR, from the coding sequence ATGCTTCTATTCTTATCCGCCATTTTTCCTCTGGCGATGCGGAGCCAGGAAGACATCCACCAGCAGTTCAGCCATGTGCTCCAGCTCGAACAGAAAGGACAATACGAACAGGCCATTCGCATTCTTGAGTCATTGATCGAAACGAACTCTCCCACTAGCGTTGAAGCCGGAAGGGCATGGACCCTTTTGGGTGCCGTATATGAAGCGGAGGGGCATTACCAACAGTCGCGAAACGCGTATGAAAAGGCGCTTCACCTGCTGGAGGGCGATACCCAGCATCTCCTCCAATACGCAAATGCGCTCGACAGTTTTGCCAGCCTGGACAGTATTACGCAGAATGCGGACACCGCAAACAAGCTATGGAAAAAGGCGCTCGAGATTTATAAGCAACTGGGCGACCATCGCGCCGTGGCGAAGGAATACACGTTTCTTGCAGGAATCGATTTTCAGAGAAAGCAGGTTGGATCGGCGAAGAAGCACCTGAAACAAGCGATTACGGAAGCTGCATTGATGAACAATCTAAGTGAAGACGACTCCGTTTTCCTTTCCGATACCCAAGCCTGGCTTGCCAGCATGGAAGGAAACAGCAAGACGGAACTCGCGGCGTACCAGCATTCTCTCGAACTTCGGAAGCATCACGGAGAGGATGCGCCTCTCACGGGTTGGAGCTATTTATTCGTAGGGAATGCCTATGCAAACAACAAAGAATGCCCGCAGGCGATGACCAACATACGACAAGGCATACAAATCCTGAATCGAACGGTGGGACAACAGAACCCGCAATATCTGGCCGGAGAAATTTACTACTCAAAAATCCTGGACCGGTGCGGAATGCATGAGGAGGCAACTCATCTCCAAGTGCAGGCCAGACAAAGCATGACCGACCTGTTCCAGCAACAATGCGTCAAATGCACGGTGAGCGTTGCGAGTCTGCGCTAA
- the ispG gene encoding flavodoxin-dependent (E)-4-hydroxy-3-methylbut-2-enyl-diphosphate synthase, which yields MADIQRRKSVTVRIGSGQTNTVKVGWEAPVVVQSMTNTDTADVQSTIDQVQALALAGSEIVRVTVNNDDAAAAVPHIVEGLAKRGIYVPIVGDFHYNGHLLLKKFPACAEALSKYRINPGNVSIGRRDDDNFRTMVEVAVNHQKPVRIGVNWGSLDQALLTRMMDENSKLAFPLPARDVMMEAMVVSALDNAAAAERYGLRRDQIILSAKVSGVRDLIDVYTSLAARCDYALHLGLTEAGMGAKGIVASAAGLAPLLLAGIGDTIRVSLTPAPGGDRTEEVHVAQQILQSLSIRSFMPQVTSCPGCGRTTSTYFQELAEQIQGYLRTSMPEWRKHYPGVEELKLAVMGCIVNGPGESKHANLGISLPGTFEDPVAPVYIDGKLSTTLRGDNIVQEFQQILDNYVASHYGQGAKSEELVEVV from the coding sequence ATGGCGGATATCCAGCGCAGAAAGTCAGTTACAGTCAGGATCGGCTCAGGCCAGACAAACACGGTCAAAGTAGGATGGGAAGCCCCGGTCGTCGTGCAATCGATGACCAATACGGACACAGCGGATGTCCAGTCCACGATCGATCAGGTGCAGGCGCTGGCCCTCGCCGGCTCCGAGATCGTGCGCGTCACCGTCAACAATGACGATGCCGCCGCCGCCGTGCCCCACATCGTCGAGGGACTCGCCAAACGCGGCATCTACGTGCCCATTGTCGGCGACTTCCACTACAACGGCCATTTGCTGCTGAAGAAGTTCCCTGCCTGTGCTGAGGCGCTCTCGAAATACCGCATCAATCCCGGCAATGTCTCCATCGGCCGCCGCGACGACGACAACTTCCGCACCATGGTTGAGGTCGCCGTGAATCACCAGAAACCCGTCCGTATCGGCGTCAACTGGGGCTCGCTCGACCAGGCCCTGCTCACGCGCATGATGGATGAGAACAGCAAGCTCGCGTTCCCGCTCCCGGCGCGCGACGTGATGATGGAGGCAATGGTCGTCTCCGCGCTCGACAACGCCGCCGCCGCCGAGCGCTACGGCCTGCGCCGCGACCAGATTATTCTCTCCGCCAAAGTCTCTGGCGTCCGCGACCTGATCGACGTTTACACCAGCCTCGCAGCCCGTTGCGACTACGCGCTGCACCTCGGCCTCACCGAAGCCGGCATGGGCGCCAAAGGCATCGTCGCCTCGGCAGCCGGCCTCGCGCCGCTGCTGCTGGCCGGCATCGGAGACACCATCCGCGTCAGCCTGACCCCGGCTCCCGGCGGCGACCGCACCGAAGAAGTTCACGTCGCCCAGCAAATCCTGCAATCGCTTTCGATTCGCAGCTTCATGCCGCAGGTCACCAGCTGCCCCGGCTGCGGACGCACCACCAGCACGTACTTCCAGGAACTCGCCGAGCAGATTCAGGGCTATCTCCGCACCTCCATGCCCGAATGGCGCAAGCACTACCCCGGCGTTGAAGAACTGAAGCTGGCCGTCATGGGCTGCATCGTCAACGGCCCCGGCGAATCCAAACACGCCAACCTCGGTATCAGTCTCCCTGGCACCTTCGAGGACCCCGTCGCACCGGTCTACATCGACGGCAAGCTCTCGACCACCCTCCGCGGCGACAACATCGTCCAGGAATTCCAGCAGATCCTCGACAACTACGTTGCCAGCCACTACGGCCAGGGCGCAAAGAGCGAAGAACTGGTGGAAGTCGTCTAG
- a CDS encoding serine hydrolase, with product MLHLSRKYLAILALACSTASLLPAQTPQAPALPAEVQQHIQHVLSGLLPAVVVKDEPNQTHTLAERMKEMHVPGVSIAVIHNGDIDWVRGFGEATIGGPPVNAETIFQAGSISKPLAAMAALHLVQQRKFSLDVDINSVLKTWKLPDSPAANSKPVTLRELLTHTGGTTVHGFPGYAEGEQVPKLIEVLNGVKPANTPAIRIEAEPGSKWNYSGGGYTIMQEMLVESTHQPFPKFMHDTVLGPLGMTHSTYEQPLPDERKPLAATPYDALGKPIPGGAHTYPEMAAAGLWTMPTDLARYAIEVVNSLHGKSNAVLSQAITREMLTPGMGNWGLGLQIGGSPSKPYFSHGGVNEGFESLFVCYEDGSEGAVVMTNAQRGSALADEVMRSIAVEYNWPDYRPITRTVVPVDASILATYAGTYEMSPQFSLAVSVENGKLAVQATGQPKFQLYAESPTRFFLTQVDAEVEFVSDQGRVTSLILHQGGHDNKAIRK from the coding sequence GTGCTGCACTTATCTCGGAAGTACCTCGCGATTCTTGCGCTTGCGTGCTCGACTGCTTCCCTTCTTCCCGCCCAGACGCCGCAAGCACCGGCACTTCCGGCTGAGGTCCAGCAGCACATCCAGCATGTCCTATCCGGCCTGCTCCCAGCAGTCGTCGTCAAAGACGAACCCAACCAGACGCACACGCTCGCCGAACGAATGAAGGAAATGCATGTGCCGGGCGTTAGCATCGCCGTGATTCACAACGGCGACATCGACTGGGTGCGGGGCTTCGGCGAGGCAACCATCGGCGGGCCGCCAGTTAACGCTGAGACCATCTTTCAGGCCGGCTCGATCAGCAAGCCTCTCGCAGCCATGGCCGCGCTCCATCTCGTACAGCAGCGCAAGTTCTCGCTCGATGTGGACATAAACTCAGTGCTAAAAACCTGGAAGCTCCCCGACTCTCCGGCAGCGAACAGCAAGCCGGTCACTCTTCGCGAGTTGCTGACGCATACTGGCGGCACTACCGTCCATGGCTTTCCCGGATACGCCGAAGGCGAGCAGGTTCCTAAGCTGATCGAAGTCCTCAATGGCGTGAAACCCGCCAACACGCCCGCGATTCGCATCGAAGCAGAGCCCGGCTCAAAGTGGAACTACTCCGGTGGCGGTTACACGATCATGCAGGAGATGCTGGTTGAGTCTACGCACCAACCTTTTCCGAAGTTCATGCATGACACGGTTCTGGGTCCTCTCGGAATGACCCACAGCACCTATGAGCAACCACTGCCGGACGAACGCAAACCGCTTGCCGCCACCCCCTACGACGCACTGGGCAAGCCCATCCCCGGCGGCGCGCATACCTATCCGGAAATGGCAGCGGCGGGCCTCTGGACCATGCCGACCGACCTGGCGCGTTATGCGATCGAGGTCGTGAACTCGTTGCACGGTAAATCCAACGCAGTGCTCTCCCAGGCCATAACCCGCGAAATGCTGACTCCGGGCATGGGAAACTGGGGACTCGGCCTCCAGATTGGCGGCTCGCCATCGAAGCCCTATTTCTCCCACGGCGGCGTCAACGAGGGCTTCGAGTCTTTGTTTGTCTGCTATGAAGACGGCAGCGAAGGCGCAGTTGTGATGACCAACGCGCAGCGAGGCTCCGCGCTAGCCGACGAAGTTATGCGTAGCATCGCCGTCGAATACAACTGGCCCGACTATCGGCCCATCACCCGAACCGTAGTGCCTGTCGACGCTAGTATCCTCGCCACTTACGCAGGCACCTACGAGATGTCGCCGCAATTCTCCCTCGCCGTTTCCGTGGAGAACGGCAAGCTCGCTGTGCAGGCTACCGGCCAACCAAAGTTCCAGCTTTACGCGGAATCGCCAACTAGATTCTTCCTGACTCAAGTCGATGCCGAGGTAGAATTCGTCAGCGATCAAGGCAGAGTCACGAGCCTGATCCTGCATCAGGGCGGCCATGACAACAAAGCGATCAGGAAATAG
- a CDS encoding diacylglycerol/lipid kinase family protein, whose protein sequence is MRTSIDTASRPGHGMRRVALIYNPASGQISNHSAARIKSALAVLHAAGIDAEAMQTTAPGTAAALVRESIRLGCDTILACGGDGTVHEVLQTLAGGPTALGVVPLGTANALAADLGLPLSPAKAMQKLLTATRVRIPVGRIHYLDNEGVERSRFFTVAAGIGADALLMSRLDAKLKRRFGYALYAVEGLRILATHSFPLFRATFVERDGCEPRVEETSQLLAVRIRNFGGMLHHLVPGATLRNGTLRLVAFKTRNRFDYMRFLAAVLLKRHTFSKNIELLDALSVECHDCEGLPGCVFAEADGELLGNLPVRLEIVPDALTLLVPNRARRG, encoded by the coding sequence GTGAGAACGAGCATCGATACGGCTTCCCGGCCGGGGCATGGAATGCGCCGCGTCGCATTGATTTACAACCCCGCCTCGGGACAGATTTCCAACCATAGCGCTGCCCGTATCAAGAGTGCGCTCGCGGTGCTGCATGCTGCTGGCATTGATGCCGAGGCGATGCAAACGACCGCTCCCGGCACTGCGGCGGCGCTGGTTCGGGAGTCCATTCGCCTGGGGTGCGATACGATCCTGGCCTGTGGCGGCGACGGCACGGTGCATGAAGTCTTACAGACACTGGCGGGCGGGCCGACGGCGCTAGGAGTGGTGCCACTGGGTACGGCAAATGCACTGGCCGCTGATCTGGGCTTGCCGCTGTCCCCGGCCAAGGCGATGCAAAAACTGCTCACGGCGACCAGAGTGAGGATTCCGGTGGGCCGCATTCATTATCTGGATAATGAAGGGGTTGAGCGCTCGCGCTTTTTCACGGTCGCCGCTGGAATCGGCGCGGACGCGCTCCTGATGTCGCGCCTGGACGCCAAGCTCAAGCGGCGTTTTGGCTACGCTCTCTATGCCGTGGAAGGATTGCGCATCCTGGCGACGCACTCCTTTCCCTTATTCCGCGCGACGTTTGTCGAGCGCGATGGGTGCGAGCCTCGCGTGGAAGAGACTTCCCAGCTTCTGGCAGTTCGAATCCGCAACTTCGGCGGCATGCTGCATCACCTGGTTCCTGGCGCCACGTTGCGCAACGGGACGCTGCGCCTTGTGGCTTTCAAGACGCGGAACCGATTTGATTACATGCGATTCTTGGCGGCGGTCCTATTGAAACGTCATACATTCTCAAAGAATATCGAGCTGCTGGATGCTCTTTCGGTGGAGTGCCATGATTGCGAAGGCTTGCCGGGATGTGTCTTTGCGGAGGCAGACGGAGAACTGTTGGGCAATCTGCCGGTAAGACTGGAGATTGTGCCGGATGCTCTGACCCTGCTGGTTCCGAATCGAGCTCGGCGCGGATGA
- a CDS encoding N-acyl homoserine lactonase family protein, producing the protein MRKRLLIAMALIALPGLGDVLSAAPATPEYSIQAIRYATSPDAPVSELVVGGPKDEKVDVACVVWLIRGGGRTILFDSGYHRDTFLKYFPDKDYLRPDEAVKTAGVQPDQVTDVVISHAHWDHMGGIDLFPNAQVWIQKDEYRYYTMDAWQLGGDHGGIDPEDVKQLVLLNTKGRIHLIDGDDVEIFPGIRAYTGARHTYASQYLRVDGHPPYVLASDNVYLYRNLSSHLASATFSDADHAANIAAQTRMIELAGSPDRVVPGHDALQFQKFPTEGRVARIK; encoded by the coding sequence ATGAGGAAGCGACTGCTGATTGCGATGGCCCTTATTGCGCTGCCTGGGCTCGGCGACGTGCTTTCTGCCGCGCCCGCAACGCCTGAATACTCCATTCAGGCCATTCGCTATGCTACTTCGCCGGATGCGCCGGTGTCGGAGCTGGTTGTCGGCGGTCCTAAGGATGAAAAGGTCGACGTCGCCTGCGTGGTATGGCTGATTCGCGGCGGCGGGCGCACGATTCTATTCGACAGCGGCTATCACCGGGATACGTTTCTCAAGTATTTTCCGGACAAGGACTATCTTCGTCCGGACGAAGCCGTGAAGACTGCGGGAGTGCAGCCGGATCAGGTTACGGATGTAGTTATCAGTCACGCGCACTGGGATCACATGGGTGGAATCGATCTCTTTCCCAATGCGCAGGTGTGGATTCAGAAGGACGAGTACCGCTATTACACGATGGATGCATGGCAGCTGGGCGGGGACCACGGAGGTATCGATCCGGAAGATGTGAAGCAGCTGGTGCTGTTGAATACCAAAGGCAGGATTCATCTGATTGATGGCGATGACGTGGAAATCTTTCCCGGCATTCGAGCTTATACCGGAGCACGGCACACCTATGCCTCGCAGTATCTTCGAGTAGATGGTCATCCGCCCTATGTGCTTGCTTCCGACAATGTCTATCTCTATCGGAATCTATCCTCTCACCTTGCCAGCGCGACGTTCAGCGATGCCGATCATGCCGCGAATATCGCTGCGCAAACGCGGATGATCGAACTGGCCGGATCGCCGGACCGCGTGGTGCCAGGGCATGACGCGCTGCAATTTCAGAAGTTCCCTACTGAGGGACGAGTCGCAAGAATCAAGTAG
- a CDS encoding methyltransferase domain-containing protein, giving the protein MTTRDLRHFLIELEADRSLLEPDQFRRRMDALDDLETLFGGLDLPAFGNNSFPALTHRRANVIRNQLEGVNSDIYRSIRFELMRGARPEILFRWFQTSASCDGATCPTPGLAYDYQDELLSGILQLREPEKSHIYPGPEMMFYQPTPVRHILRLLSASALSETDILVDLGSGLGHVPLLASILTGARSFGIEVEGSYVASARECAQNLCLSRVQFVEQDAQAADLSKGTVFYLYSPFTGSILTNVLDKLRNESAARPIRICTLGPCASIVAKEPWLKASTLPDGEKITLFQRSF; this is encoded by the coding sequence ATGACGACCAGAGATTTGCGACACTTCCTTATCGAGTTGGAGGCGGATCGGTCTCTCCTGGAGCCAGATCAATTTCGACGGCGCATGGACGCGCTTGACGATCTTGAAACTCTGTTTGGAGGCCTCGACTTACCGGCGTTCGGGAATAATTCGTTTCCCGCGCTGACTCATCGCCGTGCGAACGTAATTCGGAATCAGCTCGAAGGGGTTAACTCTGATATTTACAGGTCCATCCGCTTTGAGCTCATGCGCGGCGCCCGGCCTGAGATACTCTTTCGATGGTTTCAAACTTCGGCATCTTGTGATGGCGCGACATGCCCAACTCCCGGCTTGGCCTATGACTACCAGGATGAATTGCTGAGCGGAATTCTCCAACTTCGTGAGCCGGAGAAATCGCATATCTATCCGGGGCCCGAGATGATGTTTTATCAGCCCACGCCTGTCCGTCACATTCTCCGGCTACTATCTGCCAGCGCTCTCTCTGAAACCGATATACTTGTCGATCTTGGATCTGGATTGGGTCATGTGCCGCTGCTTGCTTCCATACTTACAGGGGCTCGAAGCTTTGGAATCGAGGTGGAAGGCTCTTACGTTGCAAGTGCCCGGGAATGCGCCCAGAACCTTTGCCTGAGCCGCGTCCAGTTCGTCGAACAAGACGCGCAGGCAGCAGACCTATCGAAAGGCACGGTGTTCTACCTATATTCGCCATTTACCGGTTCCATCCTGACCAATGTGCTGGATAAATTGCGCAACGAGAGCGCAGCCAGACCAATCAGAATATGCACGCTCGGTCCCTGCGCATCGATCGTCGCGAAGGAGCCATGGCTCAAAGCGAGCACATTGCCAGACGGGGAGAAGATCACCCTGTTTCAGAGATCTTTCTGA
- a CDS encoding MarR family winged helix-turn-helix transcriptional regulator has protein sequence MTTKLLSPRELRVWHAFMLMGEDVLGRVGRDIAAATGLSGSEFGVLTRLAGPCKGEIRQQSLAMLMGWDKSRLSHQLTRMKERGLIERRYADRNSVLVALTGLGREKLEAARPIHAESVRRNLLSRLTAEQTATMVRISNILGEED, from the coding sequence ATGACGACCAAACTCTTGTCTCCTCGCGAACTTCGTGTCTGGCATGCCTTCATGCTGATGGGTGAAGATGTTCTGGGTCGGGTCGGACGTGACATCGCGGCGGCAACCGGTCTCTCCGGGTCTGAATTTGGAGTCTTGACGCGCCTGGCTGGCCCTTGCAAAGGCGAGATACGCCAACAGTCGTTGGCCATGTTGATGGGTTGGGACAAGAGCCGTCTCTCTCACCAACTCACGCGCATGAAGGAGCGTGGCCTGATTGAGCGCCGCTACGCCGACAGAAATTCCGTTCTCGTAGCACTAACCGGACTCGGCCGGGAGAAACTCGAAGCCGCGCGGCCGATACACGCAGAATCGGTCCGGCGAAATCTCCTGTCCCGGCTCACCGCAGAGCAAACGGCAACAATGGTGCGAATAAGCAATATCCTGGGCGAAGAAGACTAG